In the Maribacter sp. MJ134 genome, one interval contains:
- the rpsD gene encoding 30S ribosomal protein S4 — MARYTGPKSKIARKFGEAIFGDDKAFEKKNYPPGQHGNARRRGKKSEYSVQLMEKQKAKYTYGILEKQFRNLFSKANRSKGVTGEVLLQLCESRLDNVVYRMGVSPTRSGARQLVSHRHITVNGELVNIPSYSLKAGDVVGVREKSKSLQNIQDSLAANSSVYEWMTWNSEKMEGTFVSVPERLQIPENIKEQLIVELYSK, encoded by the coding sequence ATGGCAAGATACACAGGACCAAAATCAAAAATCGCCCGTAAATTCGGAGAAGCGATATTCGGAGACGACAAAGCCTTCGAAAAGAAAAACTATCCCCCAGGACAACACGGTAACGCAAGACGTCGTGGTAAAAAATCGGAGTACTCCGTGCAGTTAATGGAGAAACAAAAAGCAAAATACACGTATGGTATTTTGGAAAAGCAATTCCGTAATTTATTCTCCAAAGCTAACAGGAGTAAAGGTGTTACAGGTGAAGTATTACTTCAGTTATGTGAATCTCGTTTAGACAACGTTGTTTACAGAATGGGAGTTTCTCCTACCAGAAGTGGCGCTAGACAATTAGTATCACACAGACACATTACTGTTAACGGAGAGTTGGTAAACATTCCTTCTTACTCTTTGAAAGCAGGAGACGTTGTTGGGGTAAGAGAAAAATCTAAATCCTTACAAAACATACAGGATTCATTGGCTGCAAATAGCTCAGTTTATGAATGGATGACGTGGAATTCAGAAAAAATGGAGGGTACATTCGTATCGGTTCCAGAAAGACTTCAGATTCCTGAAAATATCAAAGAACAATTAATAGTCGAGTTATACTCTAAATAA
- a CDS encoding DNA-directed RNA polymerase subunit alpha, which translates to MALFNFQKPDKVIMIDSSDFEGKFEFRPLEPGYGLTVGNALRRVLLSSLEGHAITSVRIDKVEHEFSVISGVVEDVTEIILNLKQVRFKKQIEDSEAEVVSISVSGKDQLTAGDFQKFISGYQVLNPDLVICNMDAKVSINMEITIDKGRGYVPAEENKKSGAPMGTIAVDSIFTPIKNVKYSIENYRVEQKTDYEKLVFEIVSDGSIHPKDALTEAAKVLIHHFMLFSDERITLEADEIAQTETYDEESLHMRQLLKTKLVDMDLSVRALNCLKAAEVDTLGDLVSFNKNDLMKFRNFGKKSLTELEELVINKGLSFGMDLSKYKLDKD; encoded by the coding sequence ATGGCATTATTTAATTTTCAGAAACCCGATAAAGTAATAATGATCGATTCCTCAGATTTCGAAGGGAAATTTGAATTTCGTCCTTTGGAACCTGGTTATGGATTAACTGTTGGGAATGCATTAAGAAGGGTATTGCTTTCTTCATTAGAAGGGCATGCCATCACATCCGTAAGGATTGATAAAGTAGAACATGAGTTCTCTGTAATATCTGGTGTTGTAGAAGACGTAACCGAAATTATATTGAATTTAAAACAAGTTCGTTTTAAGAAGCAAATCGAGGATTCCGAAGCGGAAGTTGTTTCAATATCCGTAAGTGGTAAAGATCAGTTGACCGCTGGGGATTTCCAGAAGTTTATTTCTGGTTACCAAGTGCTTAATCCTGACTTGGTCATCTGTAATATGGATGCTAAGGTTAGCATCAACATGGAAATCACGATTGATAAAGGTAGGGGCTATGTTCCTGCCGAAGAGAACAAAAAGTCGGGAGCTCCAATGGGGACTATCGCTGTGGACTCTATTTTTACACCAATTAAGAATGTAAAGTATAGTATTGAAAACTATCGTGTAGAACAAAAAACCGATTATGAAAAGTTGGTTTTCGAGATTGTTTCTGATGGTTCTATTCACCCAAAAGATGCTTTAACTGAGGCGGCCAAGGTGTTAATACATCACTTTATGCTTTTCTCTGATGAAAGAATTACGCTGGAAGCTGACGAAATAGCTCAAACGGAGACTTATGATGAAGAGTCCTTACATATGAGACAATTGTTAAAAACCAAGCTTGTGGATATGGATTTATCCGTTCGTGCTTTGAATTGTTTGAAAGCGGCAGAAGTTGATACGCTTGGAGATTTGGTGTCTTTCAATAAAAACGATTTGATGAAATTCAGGAACTTCGGTAAAAAGTCGTTGACAGAGCTAGAAGAACTTGTTATTAACAAAGGACTTAGCTTTGGAATGGATTTGTCAAAATATAAATTAGATAAGGATTAA
- the carA gene encoding glutamine-hydrolyzing carbamoyl-phosphate synthase small subunit, whose translation MKYQSRKKALILLADGTIFYGKSVGDKEGTAFGEVCFNTGMTGYQEIFTDPSYFGQLMVTTNAHIGNYGTNKEEVESETIKISGLICRNFSYEYSRPIADASLEEFLNKNGLFAISDVDTRALVNYIRDNGAMNAVISTEVDNIESLKKQLKEVPSMDGLELASKVSTREPYYYGDENAKYKISALDIGIKKNILRNLAKRDAYIKVFPYNTSFDKMASWNPDAYFISNGPGDPEPLKDAINTAKDIIKTDKPLFGICLGHQVIALANGVSTYKMHNGHRGINHPVLNLLTGKGEITSQNHGFAINREETEANTDLEITHVHLNDKTVAGIRMKDKNVFSVQYHPEASPGPHDADYLFDDFFNLIAKNTKEPLEV comes from the coding sequence ATGAAATATCAATCCAGAAAAAAGGCGTTAATATTATTGGCGGACGGTACCATTTTTTATGGTAAGTCCGTTGGGGATAAAGAGGGAACTGCATTTGGGGAAGTCTGTTTTAATACGGGAATGACCGGTTATCAGGAGATTTTTACGGATCCCTCTTATTTTGGTCAATTAATGGTCACTACTAATGCACATATTGGTAACTATGGCACCAATAAGGAAGAGGTAGAATCAGAAACCATTAAAATTTCGGGATTGATTTGCAGAAATTTCAGTTATGAATACTCTAGGCCCATAGCGGATGCCAGTTTAGAGGAGTTTTTAAATAAAAACGGGTTATTTGCCATATCCGATGTTGATACAAGGGCTTTGGTGAATTATATAAGGGATAATGGTGCTATGAACGCTGTTATTTCTACGGAGGTGGATAATATCGAAAGCCTAAAGAAACAATTGAAAGAAGTACCTAGTATGGACGGTTTAGAATTGGCTTCAAAAGTTTCTACCCGTGAGCCGTATTACTATGGAGATGAAAATGCGAAGTATAAAATATCTGCCTTGGATATTGGTATTAAAAAGAATATCTTAAGAAATCTCGCTAAGCGAGACGCGTATATAAAAGTGTTTCCATATAATACTAGTTTTGATAAAATGGCGTCTTGGAATCCTGATGCTTATTTTATTTCTAACGGACCTGGTGACCCAGAACCTCTTAAAGATGCTATCAATACGGCAAAGGATATCATAAAAACAGACAAGCCCTTATTTGGAATATGTTTAGGACATCAGGTAATTGCCTTGGCTAACGGAGTATCGACTTATAAAATGCATAATGGCCATAGGGGTATCAACCACCCAGTTTTAAATTTGCTGACAGGGAAAGGAGAAATTACCTCTCAGAACCACGGTTTTGCGATTAACCGAGAAGAAACAGAGGCCAATACGGATTTAGAGATTACCCATGTACACTTAAATGATAAGACGGTCGCGGGAATCAGGATGAAAGACAAGAATGTTTTCTCGGTACAATACCATCCTGAAGCCAGTCCAGGCCCTCATGATGCGGACTATCTTTTCGATGATTTTTTCAACTTAATTGCGAAAAACACAAAAGAGCCGTTAGAAGTTTAA
- the rplQ gene encoding 50S ribosomal protein L17, translating to MRHGKKINHLGRKTAHRKAMLANMACSLIEHKRINTTVAKAKALKQFVEPLITKSKAENNLSAEKGTHNRRIVFKSLRDKYAVTELFSVVSEKVADRPGGYTRIIKLGNRLGDNADMAMIELVDFNEVYNAGKPKKKSTRRSRRGSGAKTETPPVAVADSKAEAQTDTEAKADDSEE from the coding sequence ATGAGACACGGTAAAAAAATAAACCATTTAGGAAGAAAAACAGCACATAGAAAGGCGATGTTGGCCAATATGGCCTGTTCCTTAATTGAGCATAAGAGAATCAATACTACTGTTGCCAAAGCTAAGGCGCTGAAGCAATTTGTAGAACCATTGATTACAAAATCAAAAGCAGAGAATAATTTATCTGCTGAAAAAGGTACGCACAACAGACGTATCGTATTTAAGAGTCTTAGGGATAAGTATGCTGTAACTGAATTGTTCAGCGTGGTATCTGAAAAGGTTGCCGACAGGCCAGGTGGTTACACTAGAATTATAAAACTAGGTAATCGTCTAGGTGATAATGCTGACATGGCCATGATAGAGCTCGTAGATTTCAACGAAGTGTACAATGCTGGCAAGCCTAAGAAAAAATCTACAAGAAGAAGTAGAAGAGGTAGCGGAGCTAAGACGGAAACGCCTCCGGTGGCTGTTGCAGATTCTAAAGCAGAAGCTCAAACTGATACAGAGGCTAAAGCAGATGACTCAGAAGAATAA